Within the Bacillus sp. FSL K6-3431 genome, the region AGACTTCCATATGATCGGTGTGATTGCACCTTACTCTCAGTTTAGAGTAGAAGTAGAGAACATATCTGGAAACTTGAATATCCCTGTTGTAGTAGAAGTTGGTGCTTTGAGATCTGGATTAGCTAAAGCAAGGAAAATGATTAGAGATTACGGTGTGAAAGTAATAATTGCAAGGGGTCCCACAGCAAGTTTCCTTAAAAAAAAGTTGGATATCCCTATCATAAAGATAGATGTCACGAATTTTGACATTATGAAAACTTTAAGTGATGCAAAAAAAATAGACGATACCATTGTATTAATTGATCATGTCGAAAACCATGGGAGGAATGATTTAAAGGCCATACAAGAAATCCTTAATATCGACATTCATTTGAAGGAATTCGAACATGAAAGGGATATTATAGATCAAATTGATGAAATTGCTAAAAAGGGTGAACAAAGACTAATTGTAGGAACGGCAGAATGTATGGAGAAAACAGCTGGAAAAAAGGGAGTACAATCCTTTATTGTTTTTTCGCAAACAGATTCCATAACAGAATCTCTATGGAGAGCGAAGGAAACGCTTGAGCATTTCGCCAAGGAAGAGATGAAGCAAAAGCATTTGGAGGCGGTTATCTCCCATGCATTCGCTGGAGTAATATCGACCGATCAATTCAATAATGTAACCGTATTTAATGATGTGGCAGGAAAGCACTTAGGTATTCGTGCAACTGATATTATAGGGCGTAATATCGCAAATATCCATTTGCCGCTGTTCAAGAAGTTAATAGGAGATTCTAAAGCCGCCACAAAGAAAGTGGTTAAAAATGGAAATAAAAAATATGTGTTAAATCGAGTTTGTCTTGACAATATGGGAATGGTTATTCATTTTCAAGAAGCAGAGGATGTTTTACAGATAGATACAAAAATTAGAAGTGAATTATATCATCGTAGATTTTATGCCAAGTATGAGTTTGACGAACTTGTTTTTCAAAGCGACATTATGAATCGAGTGATTTCGTTGGCCAAAGCTTACGCTAAATCGAGTAGTAATATTTTGATCTATGGAGAGAGTGGAACTGGAAAGGAATTAATTGCGCAAAGCATACATAATGAAAGTGGACGTAAATATGGACCTTTTATTGCAATTAATTGCGCAGCACTACCGGAAAATCTACTAGAGAGTGAATTATTTGGTTATGAGGACGGTGCCTTTACAGGGGCGAAGAAAGGAGGAAAAGCGGGACTGTTTGAAATGGCACATGGAGGTACCATTTTCCTAGATGAAATTGGAGATATTGCACCAGCATTGCAAGCAAGATTGTTGAGAGTATTACAAGAAAAAGAGGTTCGGAGAATTGGCGGAGAAAAAATTATTCCTGTTGACATAAGGGTAGTTTCCGCGACAAATAAAGACTTGTTGGAGTCAATTCAAACAGAGGAATTTAGAAGCGATTTATACTATCGACTAAATATTTTACACATTCATCTCCCTGCACTTAGAGATCGAAAAGAGGATATTGACCTTCTTATTGATAGGTTGCTTAAGAAACATAATGGAGATTTCAATTTGATTTCAAGAACGACAAGAGAGATATTGAATAAATATTACTGGCCAGGAAATATTCGCGAGCTTGAAAATGTCATAGAACGGGCTGTAGCAGTTGGATCGCATTTTCAAGGACAGATTATCGATCTTTTACCTAAGCGGGTTGCTTTTGATTCCGGAAAAGTAAATGAAGAAGAGTCGGTAGAATATGTGAAAGTGAAGATTGGTAGTCTTGAAGAGATGGAAAACCAAATATTTGATACATTGGGAGCTAAATACGAAGGGAATAAAACTGAGCTTGCTGATCAACTTGGGATTAGTAGAACAACATTATGGAAGAAAATGAAAAGAGTAAATTAAGTAATATGTTTACTTGTTGAACAATCGGTGTTCAAAATAAAAACATTGCTGTTTTTATTATGAACGAGGAGATGTGTGGACAGATTGTTTATTCGTATGAGTACTCTATATTTTATACACTTTTTTATTTAATATAAAAATGAAGGCGATTACCAATAAGGTGATCCCTTACACTCGAAACCTTGTATAAGTTAAGGTGTTAGGGTGTTTTTTTGTCTGAAATTAAATATTTTACGTTTTTTTTTATTGTTGGCACGCAACTTGCAAGAGTATAAGTGAATACAAATTAGGAGGAATAAAATATGGACAATCATCATTTCTTAAACCCACCACAACCGGAAGAACTAGATTTGCAAAATGTCATATATGAAAAAAAGGGTGGAATTGCTACCATTACGATTAATCGTCCTGAGGTTTATAATTGCTTAAATTTTCAAACGCTGAAGGAAATGACACGTGTCTTTGAAATTGTTTCTTGGGATGACGAAGTTGGGGTAATTGTTTTAACAGGTTCAGGAGACAAAGCATTCTGTACAGGTGCTGATATGAAAGAACAAAATAATGAAATTTTAGAAAGACCACGCAATTATTGGAAATGGATGGGACAATTTATTGATGCTCACAAGAAGTTGCTTGATATAGGAAAACCAACGATTGCAAGATTAAATGGCATTGTAGTAGGTGGTGGTAATGAGTTTAATATGAACTGTGATTTAGCAATCATGGCTGATCATAGTTATATCCGCCAGGTTGGTAATTCTCATGGAAGTGTAGCTGCTGGTGGAGCAACACAATGGCTCCCAATCATGGTAGGAGATCGTCGTGCGCGTGAAATTTTGTGGCTAAATGAAGAGATTAGTCCTGAAAAGGCTTTGGAATGGGGATTAGTTAACCAAGTTGTACCATATGAACAATTGGATGAAGCTGTTGAAATCATGGCAAAGAAACTATTGAACAAGCTTCCTGAGTGCATGCGTTATACAAAAGAACAAACAAACTTCTGGAAAAAAATGCCGCTTGATTTGACAGTTGGCCATGCCCGTGACTGGCTAACTGTTCATACAGCAAACTATGAAACTCATGAAGCGATGCGTGCTTTTAGCGAAAAACGCTTGCCAGATTACAAGATGCTTCGTGAACGGATGAGCTCTGGAGATTCATACGAGCATATGTGGGGAGCTCCAGCACTTGATTGTTCGGAATGCGGGGCGAAGGATATCCCTGAGCACTTCAAACACTGTGGAGTTTGTGGTTCACCATTAAATAAATAAAGGTGGAATGGGAGTGACCTGTAATAGCCCGACAAGCACAAGGCGAATTGCGAGGGTTCAGATCTACCTCTACCACAGCAATTTGGCTTGTGACCTCAAGGGAATGATAGATACTGGAGCTAGACAAAAAATGCAATTTATATATAAAAATTTAATGATAGTTTATACATTATTGTAAAATGAAATATCTTAAATTATTGTTTCTGATCAAACAAATTGTGTAGTTATTTTATTGTAATTGCATAAATGTAAGCGGTTTTATTGGTG harbors:
- a CDS encoding sigma 54-interacting transcriptional regulator, with translation MIGVIAPYSQFRVEVENISGNLNIPVVVEVGALRSGLAKARKMIRDYGVKVIIARGPTASFLKKKLDIPIIKIDVTNFDIMKTLSDAKKIDDTIVLIDHVENHGRNDLKAIQEILNIDIHLKEFEHERDIIDQIDEIAKKGEQRLIVGTAECMEKTAGKKGVQSFIVFSQTDSITESLWRAKETLEHFAKEEMKQKHLEAVISHAFAGVISTDQFNNVTVFNDVAGKHLGIRATDIIGRNIANIHLPLFKKLIGDSKAATKKVVKNGNKKYVLNRVCLDNMGMVIHFQEAEDVLQIDTKIRSELYHRRFYAKYEFDELVFQSDIMNRVISLAKAYAKSSSNILIYGESGTGKELIAQSIHNESGRKYGPFIAINCAALPENLLESELFGYEDGAFTGAKKGGKAGLFEMAHGGTIFLDEIGDIAPALQARLLRVLQEKEVRRIGGEKIIPVDIRVVSATNKDLLESIQTEEFRSDLYYRLNILHIHLPALRDRKEDIDLLIDRLLKKHNGDFNLISRTTREILNKYYWPGNIRELENVIERAVAVGSHFQGQIIDLLPKRVAFDSGKVNEEESVEYVKVKIGSLEEMENQIFDTLGAKYEGNKTELADQLGISRTTLWKKMKRVN
- a CDS encoding enoyl-CoA hydratase/isomerase family protein codes for the protein MDNHHFLNPPQPEELDLQNVIYEKKGGIATITINRPEVYNCLNFQTLKEMTRVFEIVSWDDEVGVIVLTGSGDKAFCTGADMKEQNNEILERPRNYWKWMGQFIDAHKKLLDIGKPTIARLNGIVVGGGNEFNMNCDLAIMADHSYIRQVGNSHGSVAAGGATQWLPIMVGDRRAREILWLNEEISPEKALEWGLVNQVVPYEQLDEAVEIMAKKLLNKLPECMRYTKEQTNFWKKMPLDLTVGHARDWLTVHTANYETHEAMRAFSEKRLPDYKMLRERMSSGDSYEHMWGAPALDCSECGAKDIPEHFKHCGVCGSPLNK